From the Leptospira yasudae genome, one window contains:
- a CDS encoding polymorphic toxin-type HINT domain-containing protein, producing the protein MDSNGNLVFQQCFVAGTLVHTKNGLVPIEQVRAGDLVLSYNEFGEELEYNRVLKTYVRQTETIYKLTYENGRIVETTASHPFQIEGKGWVEVKDLRVGDRSILSNEKTLSITSIDIEEREETVYNLKVEDAHTYFVTEDAILVHNANYNSETGIFDTNRFTLEKADPTILNKLFVSSSESPSLFDKLLNKLG; encoded by the coding sequence GTGGATTCGAATGGGAATTTGGTCTTCCAGCAGTGTTTTGTTGCGGGGACGTTGGTTCATACGAAGAACGGCTTAGTTCCAATTGAACAAGTTAGAGCTGGAGATTTGGTTCTTTCCTACAACGAGTTCGGAGAAGAATTGGAATACAACCGAGTTCTCAAAACGTATGTTCGGCAAACGGAGACAATCTACAAACTAACTTATGAAAACGGAAGAATCGTAGAGACGACAGCGAGTCATCCATTCCAGATTGAAGGCAAAGGTTGGGTAGAAGTGAAAGACTTGCGAGTGGGAGACAGATCAATCCTTTCCAACGAGAAGACACTTTCGATTACATCGATCGATATCGAAGAGAGAGAAGAGACGGTTTACAACTTAAAAGTAGAGGATGCTCATACTTACTTTGTCACCGAAGACGCGATTCTGGTTCACAACGCGAATTACAATTCCGAGACAGGAATTTTTGATACGAATCGTTTTACATTAGAAAAAGCTGACCCAACAATATTGAACAAACTGTTCGTATCGTCCTCCGAAAGTCCGAGTCTCTTTGACAAACTATTAAACAAACTTGG